Proteins from a single region of Chloroherpeton thalassium ATCC 35110:
- a CDS encoding cryptochrome/photolyase family protein: protein MNRIIVWHRRDLRIFDHSALAEAAKFADEIIPIFILDDDILLRREDFSPACVGFMLESLEALALSYANIGGKLIVRRGQVLEVLKSLVGETRAQAIYFNEDYEPFAKMRDQAVQSEFEKLGVRVKAFTDQVCFHPQRVLKDNGQPYTVFTPYQKKWLALSGNIPTPQPALTRISTPELPSIPLPKTSDIRKKFSVQPIVQGGEPKGLKRLRAFLSQNIYHYKELRDFPATNATSLLSADLRFGTLSIRHVFHESMRLVPQASEPAREGIQTFISELIWREFYFQILDHFPHVEKHSFKPEFENLKWENNEVFFEAWKNGQTGYPIVDAAMRALRQTGWMHNRLRMIVASFLTKDLLIDWRWGELYFMQHLIDGDLAANNGGWQWSASTGTDAQPYFRIFNPVLQSQKFDPKGEFIRKYVPELQAVPVRYIHFPAEILRKSPLLAREIGVALGKDYPHPIVEHKVQREKALRLYKAMP, encoded by the coding sequence ATGAACCGCATTATCGTTTGGCATCGAAGAGATTTGAGAATTTTTGATCATTCCGCGCTCGCGGAAGCTGCGAAATTCGCCGATGAAATCATTCCGATTTTCATTTTAGATGACGACATTTTGCTCCGACGCGAGGATTTTTCGCCGGCGTGCGTGGGCTTTATGTTGGAATCGCTGGAAGCCTTAGCGTTGAGCTACGCAAACATCGGCGGAAAATTGATTGTGAGGCGAGGTCAAGTTTTGGAAGTTTTAAAATCGCTTGTTGGGGAAACGCGCGCGCAGGCGATTTACTTCAACGAAGATTATGAGCCGTTCGCCAAAATGCGCGATCAAGCCGTGCAATCCGAATTTGAGAAATTGGGCGTTCGAGTGAAAGCATTCACCGACCAAGTTTGTTTTCATCCGCAGCGCGTTTTGAAAGATAACGGTCAACCCTACACGGTTTTCACGCCATATCAGAAAAAATGGCTGGCTTTATCTGGAAACATTCCAACGCCGCAGCCCGCGCTCACGCGAATTTCTACGCCGGAACTTCCCTCTATACCGCTGCCCAAAACGAGCGACATTCGCAAAAAATTCAGCGTCCAGCCGATTGTGCAAGGCGGCGAGCCGAAAGGGCTGAAGCGACTGCGCGCGTTTCTTTCGCAGAACATTTATCATTATAAAGAACTTCGCGATTTTCCCGCAACGAATGCAACCAGCTTGCTTTCGGCTGATTTGCGATTCGGCACCCTTTCTATTCGCCACGTTTTTCATGAATCAATGCGCCTTGTACCTCAAGCAAGTGAGCCAGCACGAGAAGGCATTCAGACATTTATTTCAGAGCTGATTTGGCGAGAATTTTATTTCCAGATTTTGGATCATTTTCCGCATGTGGAAAAACACAGCTTCAAGCCGGAATTTGAAAATTTGAAATGGGAAAATAACGAGGTGTTTTTTGAAGCTTGGAAAAATGGGCAAACCGGCTATCCGATTGTGGATGCGGCGATGCGAGCGCTTCGCCAAACCGGCTGGATGCACAACCGCTTGCGCATGATTGTAGCCAGTTTTCTCACGAAGGATTTGCTCATCGATTGGCGCTGGGGCGAACTTTATTTTATGCAACATCTCATCGACGGCGATTTGGCAGCAAACAACGGCGGTTGGCAATGGTCAGCCTCTACCGGAACGGATGCACAACCCTATTTCCGAATTTTCAATCCCGTTTTGCAATCGCAAAAATTTGACCCGAAAGGTGAGTTTATCCGAAAATATGTGCCCGAACTGCAAGCCGTTCCCGTCCGCTATATTCACTTTCCTGCTGAAATTCTTAGAAAATCACCGCTTTTGGCGCGGGAAATTGGCGTGGCACTTGGGAAAGATTATCCGCATCCTATTGTAGAACACAAAGTCCAGCGAGAAAAGGCGCTTCGGCTCTACAAAGCGATGCCGTAG
- a CDS encoding ATP-binding protein, with amino-acid sequence MPKLVKILLLDHHAETEKALQQILAANGHQTISLIRVDSFSELKFQLGCFQPDLIISDYQIAGFTAIEVLDYLKHNKILIPFVIFTNPASEEIAASCIKAGASEYILKSNISSLPARISPYINCASDFAEPICFHAQEHPLHAHAKDDMPTLSSLLPEDAYHHLCDLLTSQSQNIIFIFELSKEGAPEQFIYFNEATCQKLGYSYHELKNLFPIEIFSIGCCHTVQKHYESLTSQPSICFFAELTTKEGLAIPTEVRGFTFMKQSRIYAISILQDARRQAAHDGVQQNLFLEKFSPIFHLAPIPIAILSRTELMFMDVNDNFIEQTGWEKDEILGKGVYDLHLLTRKQFKFSQALKILDKQGYIKEIEISYRTKSGEIHYCLLSCKLFDLNGKECLLAMCHDISHLKHLEFEKQRKTARKFQTQKMLSLCTLTEGIAHDFNNLMGIIMLAIDVIRTSTTDPEQLNRLKIIANATERGSAIARKLLIFSQSDDARFAPISLEYILKNLETLVRATSPKTIKIYFSYSAKHSAVFGDAEQLSELFSNLITNAIEAMPHGGTLRVELVQETNKELLELTLGENIPDHLIAVRVIDSGHGISEEAQMRIFEPFFTTKESPKGSGGLGLAVVHGIVQNHQGYIDLQSSPSGTIFTIYFPLLPEAESQKKATEMLHYRKKSELTILIIDHNQADRNNLFNIIKGAGFNVIEVDSALSGLNTFKAHLEEIDLVIAELHLPIMDGETLCKKILEINPLQKVILSYEPSPIAETRPRTLCNRTLDMIPKPFQADDILNIISKSSID; translated from the coding sequence ATGCCCAAGCTCGTTAAAATTCTCCTTTTAGACCACCACGCTGAAACGGAAAAAGCCCTTCAGCAAATACTTGCAGCCAATGGCCATCAAACGATCTCACTTATTCGCGTTGATTCTTTCTCCGAACTCAAATTTCAACTTGGCTGTTTTCAGCCAGATCTGATCATCAGCGATTACCAAATTGCCGGATTCACGGCCATCGAGGTTCTAGATTACCTGAAGCACAATAAAATCCTCATTCCATTTGTCATTTTCACCAACCCGGCCAGCGAAGAAATTGCCGCAAGCTGCATTAAAGCAGGCGCTTCAGAATACATTCTGAAGTCAAATATATCATCGCTGCCCGCTCGGATTTCGCCATATATCAATTGCGCATCGGATTTCGCCGAGCCGATTTGCTTTCATGCGCAGGAACATCCGTTGCACGCGCACGCAAAGGACGATATGCCCACACTCAGCAGCCTTCTTCCTGAGGACGCGTATCATCATCTATGCGACTTGCTGACCAGCCAAAGCCAAAATATCATTTTCATCTTTGAATTATCGAAAGAAGGCGCGCCGGAGCAATTCATTTATTTCAACGAAGCCACTTGCCAGAAACTTGGCTATTCATATCACGAACTCAAAAATCTCTTTCCAATTGAGATTTTTTCAATCGGATGTTGCCACACCGTCCAAAAGCATTACGAGTCATTAACTTCGCAACCGAGCATCTGCTTTTTTGCTGAATTGACCACCAAGGAAGGCCTCGCAATCCCAACAGAAGTGCGCGGATTCACCTTCATGAAGCAATCGCGCATTTATGCGATTTCCATTCTTCAAGACGCCAGACGACAAGCGGCTCATGATGGCGTTCAACAAAATTTATTCCTGGAGAAATTCTCACCCATTTTCCATTTAGCGCCTATTCCGATTGCAATTTTAAGCCGCACGGAGCTGATGTTTATGGATGTGAATGATAATTTTATCGAGCAAACTGGCTGGGAAAAAGACGAGATTCTTGGCAAAGGGGTTTACGATCTGCACTTACTGACCAGAAAGCAATTTAAGTTTTCTCAAGCGCTGAAAATCCTCGATAAGCAAGGCTACATCAAGGAAATTGAAATCAGCTATCGGACTAAGTCGGGCGAAATTCACTATTGTTTGCTTTCATGCAAGCTGTTTGATCTGAACGGCAAAGAATGCCTTCTTGCCATGTGCCACGACATTTCGCACCTCAAGCATTTGGAGTTTGAAAAACAACGCAAAACAGCCCGAAAATTTCAAACGCAAAAAATGCTTTCGCTTTGCACGCTCACCGAAGGCATTGCGCACGATTTCAACAACTTGATGGGCATTATCATGCTGGCCATCGATGTGATTCGAACCAGCACAACCGATCCCGAGCAACTTAATCGCCTGAAAATTATCGCCAACGCCACCGAACGCGGCTCGGCCATTGCTCGAAAGCTGCTAATTTTTAGTCAATCCGATGATGCACGCTTCGCCCCCATTTCGCTGGAATACATTTTGAAAAACTTGGAAACATTGGTTCGCGCCACTTCACCCAAAACCATTAAAATTTATTTTTCTTATTCCGCAAAACATTCTGCCGTTTTTGGAGACGCAGAGCAACTTTCCGAGCTTTTTTCAAATTTGATCACAAATGCCATCGAGGCCATGCCTCACGGCGGAACATTGCGTGTCGAGCTCGTGCAAGAAACCAACAAAGAACTCCTGGAACTGACGCTTGGAGAAAACATTCCAGACCATTTGATCGCGGTTCGTGTGATCGATTCAGGTCATGGCATTTCTGAAGAAGCGCAAATGCGGATTTTTGAGCCGTTTTTTACCACAAAGGAATCGCCAAAAGGTTCTGGCGGATTAGGGCTCGCTGTGGTGCACGGCATTGTACAAAATCATCAAGGCTATATTGACCTGCAAAGCTCGCCTTCCGGCACTATTTTCACGATTTACTTTCCATTGCTGCCTGAAGCTGAAAGCCAGAAAAAAGCAACGGAAATGCTTCATTACCGAAAAAAATCCGAGCTGACGATTCTCATCATCGACCACAATCAAGCAGATAGAAACAACCTGTTCAACATCATCAAAGGGGCTGGCTTTAATGTGATTGAAGTTGATAGCGCTCTTTCCGGCTTGAACACGTTTAAAGCGCATCTTGAGGAAATCGATCTGGTTATTGCCGAACTCCATTTGCCGATCATGGATGGCGAAACGCTTTGCAAAAAAATATTGGAAATCAACCCACTTCAAAAGGTTATTCTTTCTTATGAGCCTTCGCCAATTGCAGAAACGCGTCCAAGAACCCTCTGCAACCGCACGCTCGACATGATTCCAAAACCATTTCAAGCCGACGACATTTTGAACATTATTTCAAAATCTTCTATCGACTGA
- a CDS encoding ABC transporter permease → MAVLFVLVGYVVFPSLYSVWESLGGNAGFSVDAYLDIFSSDSYFSAILNTILLSAATVVGAGFFGGLLSYIFWRFDFPYKNLLHKIFLLPLGLPPLVGVFSFLFLYSESGILPRLIQNLFSLDSPPFSFDGFGAVLIVHVYSFFVHFFLFSLAGLSKFDYSMIEAAQTLGTTKLRTLTRVMLPMLRPSVVSASLMVFILSTASFTAPLLFASRERYLTVEIFNQKLNGNFEIASALTVVLIFISIAVLYLFEKQQGEKLLTFARRGASAKVAPKPITPLFAGILSLQFLFVILPILTLLLMSFSASDASKLAVIPDKYSLENYLSIFQEENFYRPFVNSLEMAILAGVPNLIFGFIAGALVVQKETVAKPLMSVLLLLPLAIPATALAINLIATFNKPSPLALGNVLVASSAILPLAYFIRNIPYVSRSVSSTLATFDYSLIEAGLNLGASFIKVIGRIVLPIILSSIASGFLFTFINAIGEFPCSVLLYNAENKPVSVEIFSELRLNEFGVASAQGVLLMLLIFAFTWIFGLVFKTRNKLSSFDF, encoded by the coding sequence GTGGCGGTTTTATTTGTCTTGGTCGGCTATGTCGTGTTTCCGTCGCTATATAGCGTCTGGGAAAGTCTCGGCGGCAATGCTGGTTTCAGCGTGGATGCTTATCTGGATATTTTCTCTTCCGACAGTTACTTTAGCGCAATTCTCAACACCATTTTGCTTTCCGCAGCAACGGTCGTTGGTGCGGGATTTTTCGGCGGATTGCTCAGCTATATTTTCTGGCGATTCGATTTTCCCTACAAAAATCTGCTGCACAAAATTTTCCTCTTGCCGCTCGGCTTGCCGCCGCTCGTAGGCGTTTTTTCGTTTCTTTTTTTGTACAGCGAATCTGGCATTTTGCCCCGACTGATTCAAAATCTGTTTTCACTTGACTCGCCGCCCTTCTCGTTTGACGGATTCGGCGCCGTTTTGATCGTGCACGTGTATTCCTTCTTCGTGCATTTTTTTCTTTTCTCGCTCGCAGGACTTTCCAAGTTTGATTATAGCATGATTGAAGCCGCGCAAACGCTCGGCACCACGAAACTCAGAACGCTCACGCGCGTGATGCTGCCCATGCTTCGCCCGTCGGTGGTTTCGGCTTCGTTGATGGTTTTTATTCTCAGCACAGCATCTTTTACCGCGCCGCTGCTTTTTGCGAGCCGCGAACGCTATTTGACCGTCGAGATTTTCAACCAGAAATTGAACGGCAATTTCGAGATCGCAAGCGCCTTGACCGTCGTCTTAATTTTCATTTCAATTGCCGTGCTTTATCTGTTTGAAAAACAGCAGGGCGAGAAATTGCTGACTTTCGCGCGCCGCGGCGCATCGGCAAAAGTCGCGCCCAAACCCATTACGCCACTTTTTGCCGGCATTTTAAGCCTGCAATTTCTTTTCGTGATTCTGCCAATTTTGACCTTGCTTTTGATGTCCTTTTCCGCCAGCGACGCGTCGAAACTTGCCGTCATTCCTGACAAATACAGTTTGGAAAATTATCTGAGCATTTTTCAGGAGGAAAATTTCTATCGACCGTTCGTGAATAGTTTGGAAATGGCGATTTTGGCTGGCGTGCCAAATTTGATTTTCGGCTTCATTGCGGGGGCGCTCGTCGTGCAGAAAGAAACGGTCGCCAAACCCTTAATGTCCGTTTTGCTGTTGCTGCCGCTCGCGATTCCGGCAACGGCGCTCGCCATCAATCTGATTGCGACGTTCAACAAGCCGTCGCCGCTGGCGCTTGGCAATGTGCTTGTCGCTTCAAGCGCGATTTTGCCGCTCGCGTATTTCATCCGCAACATTCCCTATGTGTCGCGCAGTGTTTCCAGCACGCTTGCGACTTTTGATTATTCACTGATTGAGGCCGGCTTAAATTTGGGCGCGTCATTTATAAAAGTGATCGGGCGAATCGTGCTGCCCATTATTCTTTCCTCTATTGCTTCAGGATTTTTATTTACCTTTATTAATGCGATTGGCGAATTTCCATGTTCGGTTTTGCTTTACAACGCGGAAAATAAACCCGTTTCAGTTGAAATTTTTTCCGAGTTGCGCCTCAACGAATTTGGCGTAGCCTCAGCGCAAGGTGTTTTGCTGATGCTGCTCATTTTCGCTTTTACATGGATTTTTGGCCTCGTATTTAAAACCCGAAATAAGCTTTCAAGCTTCGATTTTTAA
- the mreC gene encoding rod shape-determining protein MreC: MQRIYDIFYDFKEYFLLVLYCLISLALFSVQDTPPIRTLRSAAVEIYSTLENGLTFFNRYFALMEENERLREQNIQLSAQTNLLRNAAESYSRFQRLLDFKESSSARLVLGRIVDRTFGNERNLITVNRGSSDGIQIDMPVYTDRGLVGRVILVSPHYSLVQPIINPDFKVGVYAEKTHAMGVLNWKGGDEVFAQLEHVPISSDIKLGDYLYTTEFSTFASPNIFVGEITKVHAGEFFYDIEVKLAVDFSALSYVFIELNRENGEKTELQQQYDKFQ, from the coding sequence ATGCAGCGGATTTATGACATTTTTTATGATTTCAAGGAATATTTTCTGCTGGTTCTTTATTGCCTCATTTCGCTTGCGCTTTTTTCAGTGCAAGACACGCCGCCGATTCGCACCCTGAGAAGCGCCGCTGTGGAAATTTATTCGACTTTGGAAAATGGCTTGACTTTTTTTAACCGCTACTTTGCTTTGATGGAAGAAAATGAGCGGCTGCGCGAGCAAAACATTCAGCTCTCGGCGCAAACCAATCTGCTGAGAAATGCCGCCGAAAGTTATTCTCGATTTCAACGGTTACTGGATTTTAAAGAAAGTTCGTCGGCGCGATTGGTGCTTGGGCGCATCGTTGATCGCACGTTTGGCAACGAGCGCAATTTGATCACGGTCAATCGTGGCTCGAGCGATGGCATCCAAATTGATATGCCCGTTTATACCGACCGCGGGCTTGTGGGCCGGGTGATTTTGGTTTCGCCACATTATTCACTTGTTCAACCCATTATCAATCCTGATTTTAAAGTTGGGGTTTATGCGGAAAAAACGCACGCCATGGGCGTTCTAAACTGGAAAGGTGGCGATGAGGTGTTCGCACAGCTCGAACACGTGCCGATCAGCTCAGACATCAAATTGGGCGATTATCTTTACACAACGGAATTTAGCACCTTTGCCAGCCCGAATATTTTTGTCGGTGAAATTACCAAAGTTCATGCTGGCGAGTTTTTTTATGATATTGAAGTGAAACTGGCCGTTGATTTTTCGGCGCTGTCTTATGTTTTTATCGAGCTTAACCGCGAAAACGGGGAAAAAACCGAGCTGCAACAGCAATACGACAAGTTCCAATAA
- the mreD gene encoding rod shape-determining protein MreD encodes MLENRFIFYSIGGVAICFLQQLLFDRLAIYGLPPDFVTIYVVFLAMREGQSFGTTSGFLSGLLLGLLTGTLGPAAFAKSVEGFVGGYFTMPDERNLTKHFLNAILVASFLGNVSFFLIMLSKNVSFLKLFFFYGATGSLYNTLIAYVLFNIGLKRFFIVR; translated from the coding sequence TTGCTTGAAAATCGCTTTATTTTTTACTCCATTGGCGGCGTTGCGATTTGCTTTCTGCAGCAATTGCTATTTGATCGGCTCGCCATCTACGGTTTGCCGCCCGACTTTGTGACGATTTATGTGGTGTTTCTCGCCATGCGCGAAGGCCAAAGTTTTGGTACCACTTCCGGTTTTTTAAGCGGCCTTTTGCTTGGGCTGCTCACTGGAACGCTCGGCCCAGCGGCTTTTGCCAAATCAGTTGAGGGATTTGTGGGCGGCTATTTCACCATGCCCGACGAACGAAATTTGACGAAGCATTTCCTCAATGCCATTCTTGTGGCCAGCTTTCTCGGGAATGTGTCTTTCTTCTTAATTATGCTCTCGAAAAACGTTTCTTTTCTCAAACTGTTTTTCTTTTATGGAGCAACCGGCAGCCTTTATAACACGCTCATCGCGTATGTGCTGTTCAACATCGGACTGAAGCGCTTTTTTATTGTGAGGTAA
- the mrdA gene encoding penicillin-binding protein 2 — protein MVSKRLPIGIVNTFIILVFLGLLSRLFYLQVITQSELGEISSQNSVRRIPLDPARGIMIDRNGKHVVDNQPLYSIQLIPAEFDKSSLPLLAKLLKMPEQELKEKIRDGRLYNKFSPVKLSRDVSFEVLAGIEENSWRLPGVSYAVESKRKYLENVHGSHIFGYTKIISKRLLEELPNDVYERDDIIGYSGLEKTYERVLRGQKGEKFVLVNSLGKVTGKYEDGEKDKPALKGNDLYLTLDANLQALAEKLLDATGKSGAAVAIDPNNGEVLALCSSPSYDLDVMSGYTKADAWQEISRSPKRPLFNRATQTRYPPGSTYKLILSIAALEEKLATENTKFTCTGHFYYGNKDFLCHGGHGHGSLNMTEAIQHSCNSYFYNLMFKVGLELWAHYGDMFGFGKKTSIDLPDEQSAPLPTKTYFNSRYGERGWTQGYLVSLAIGQGEMGASPLQMAAYTAAIANKGTYHRPHLVKGYAEATTGQYVPLSYESRKLPVSEKTFDIVRNGMRLVVESGTARTAQIPGVVVAGKTGTAQNPHGEDHAWFICFAPYDNPQIALAVLVENAGYGGTVSAPIAREMIDYYLNKREPSHFNPETATAERIAQLQN, from the coding sequence ATGGTCAGCAAAAGACTTCCTATCGGCATTGTTAATACTTTTATCATTTTAGTCTTTCTCGGCTTGCTTTCGCGCTTATTTTATTTGCAAGTGATTACGCAATCCGAACTCGGCGAAATTTCTTCGCAAAACAGCGTTCGCCGCATTCCGCTCGACCCGGCCAGAGGCATTATGATCGACCGAAATGGAAAACATGTGGTCGATAACCAGCCGCTTTATAGCATTCAGCTGATTCCTGCCGAGTTTGATAAATCCAGTTTGCCGCTGCTTGCAAAACTGCTCAAAATGCCAGAACAGGAACTCAAGGAAAAAATCAGGGATGGTCGGCTGTATAATAAATTTTCGCCCGTTAAGCTGAGCCGCGATGTTTCGTTTGAAGTTTTAGCAGGAATTGAAGAAAATAGCTGGCGCTTACCCGGCGTGTCTTATGCGGTCGAAAGCAAACGCAAATATCTGGAAAATGTACATGGCTCGCATATTTTCGGTTATACCAAAATCATTTCGAAGCGCCTGCTGGAAGAGCTCCCAAATGATGTTTATGAACGCGACGACATTATTGGATATAGCGGTTTGGAGAAAACCTACGAACGCGTGCTTCGTGGGCAAAAAGGTGAGAAATTCGTGCTCGTCAATTCGCTGGGCAAAGTAACCGGCAAATATGAAGATGGCGAAAAAGATAAACCTGCGCTCAAAGGAAATGATCTTTACCTGACACTCGATGCAAATTTGCAGGCGCTCGCTGAAAAGCTTTTAGATGCAACGGGAAAATCAGGTGCGGCGGTTGCCATCGATCCGAACAATGGCGAAGTGCTTGCGCTTTGCAGCAGCCCCAGCTACGACTTGGACGTGATGAGCGGCTACACCAAAGCCGACGCCTGGCAAGAAATTTCTCGCTCGCCAAAGCGCCCGCTCTTCAATCGCGCCACCCAAACACGCTACCCGCCGGGGTCTACTTACAAATTAATTCTGAGCATTGCCGCACTTGAAGAAAAACTGGCCACAGAAAACACAAAGTTTACTTGTACAGGCCATTTTTACTACGGAAACAAAGATTTTCTTTGCCATGGCGGGCACGGACACGGCTCTTTGAACATGACGGAAGCCATTCAACATTCGTGCAACTCATACTTCTACAACTTAATGTTTAAAGTGGGGCTTGAACTTTGGGCACACTATGGCGATATGTTTGGCTTTGGAAAAAAAACCAGCATCGATCTGCCTGACGAGCAGTCCGCGCCGCTTCCGACGAAAACTTACTTCAATAGCCGCTACGGCGAAAGAGGCTGGACACAAGGCTACTTGGTGAGCCTCGCTATCGGGCAAGGCGAAATGGGCGCTTCGCCGCTGCAAATGGCTGCCTACACCGCTGCCATTGCAAACAAAGGCACTTACCATCGCCCGCATTTAGTGAAAGGATACGCTGAAGCAACCACCGGACAATATGTCCCGCTGAGCTACGAAAGTCGAAAATTACCCGTTTCAGAAAAAACGTTTGACATTGTTCGCAATGGCATGAGGCTTGTGGTAGAAAGCGGTACGGCTCGAACGGCGCAAATTCCAGGCGTTGTGGTTGCCGGAAAAACAGGAACTGCCCAAAACCCTCACGGCGAAGATCACGCGTGGTTTATTTGTTTCGCGCCGTATGATAACCCGCAAATTGCCCTTGCGGTGCTCGTGGAAAATGCCGGCTACGGCGGAACGGTTTCTGCGCCAATTGCCCGAGAAATGATCGATTATTATCTCAACAAACGCGAACCAAGCCATTTCAACCCGGAAACGGCAACAGCCGAACGCATTGCACAACTTCAGAATTAA
- a CDS encoding FAD-binding oxidoreductase, whose protein sequence is MIFKTDASETQAYLEDTSALRDGHTPGVYIPENQEEALQVLKKAADEKFRLTLSGNGTGTTGGRIPYGDYVLASNKLNRILGVEKHADGTGTARVECGVLLHDLQEEALALGLLYAPDPTESYCFIGATISNNSSGSRSFKYGATRKYVKRLKVALLGGDFLEIKRGDILADDDGILRFTLASGKKMEIAIPNYDMPKTSKHTAGYFSAPNMDLIDLFIGSEGTLGFVLEADLHLIPKPEKIIGVLAYFSDKDDVIRFVDEARERTKKAATPNELSARALEFFDANSLDFLRQKYPNIPAEAKGAIFFEQEVTAASEDELLGEWFDLMEKHHALLDNSWAALSVDEQRAMREFRHSLPVLVNEWLSKQETRKISTDMAVPQAQFQELFNLYETQCQAQKLPYILFGHIGDSHLHLNILPKNMADFHRAKDLYDEFMANALAMGGTISAEHGVGKLKSKYLVNLFGEAGIREMVRIKKIFDPDLMLNVGNLIPKAYLH, encoded by the coding sequence ATGATTTTCAAAACGGACGCATCGGAAACACAAGCTTATTTGGAAGACACCAGCGCCTTGCGCGACGGCCACACGCCAGGCGTTTATATTCCCGAAAATCAAGAAGAAGCGCTGCAAGTCCTTAAAAAAGCTGCTGACGAAAAATTTCGCCTCACACTTTCCGGCAACGGCACAGGCACAACCGGCGGACGAATTCCCTATGGCGACTATGTTTTAGCGTCAAATAAATTGAACCGCATTCTTGGCGTTGAAAAACATGCGGATGGAACAGGCACGGCTCGTGTGGAATGTGGCGTGCTTTTGCACGATTTGCAGGAAGAAGCCCTCGCGCTGGGGCTGCTCTATGCACCTGATCCAACCGAAAGTTACTGTTTTATCGGTGCAACCATTTCAAACAATTCATCAGGATCGCGTTCGTTCAAATATGGCGCAACGCGGAAGTATGTCAAACGGCTCAAAGTTGCGCTACTCGGTGGCGATTTTCTCGAAATAAAACGCGGCGACATTCTGGCCGACGATGACGGCATTTTGCGATTTACGCTGGCTTCCGGGAAAAAAATGGAAATCGCGATTCCAAATTACGACATGCCAAAAACGAGCAAGCACACTGCAGGCTATTTTTCCGCGCCCAACATGGATTTGATCGATCTTTTCATTGGCTCGGAAGGCACGCTCGGATTTGTTCTCGAAGCGGATTTGCATTTAATTCCCAAGCCGGAAAAAATCATCGGTGTGCTGGCCTATTTTTCGGACAAAGACGATGTGATTCGCTTTGTAGATGAAGCGCGCGAGCGCACCAAAAAAGCCGCAACGCCAAACGAACTTTCCGCACGCGCATTGGAATTTTTCGATGCGAATTCACTGGACTTTTTGCGCCAAAAATATCCGAACATTCCGGCTGAGGCGAAGGGGGCGATTTTCTTTGAGCAAGAAGTCACTGCGGCGAGCGAAGATGAACTGCTCGGCGAATGGTTCGATTTGATGGAAAAACATCATGCGCTGCTCGACAACTCATGGGCAGCCTTAAGCGTTGATGAACAGCGCGCCATGCGCGAGTTTCGGCATTCGCTTCCGGTGCTGGTCAATGAGTGGCTTAGCAAACAAGAAACGCGCAAAATTAGCACGGATATGGCCGTTCCTCAGGCGCAATTTCAAGAGCTTTTCAACCTGTACGAAACCCAATGTCAAGCGCAAAAACTGCCCTACATTCTCTTCGGCCACATCGGCGACTCGCACTTGCATCTGAACATTTTGCCTAAAAACATGGCCGATTTTCATCGAGCAAAAGACCTTTACGACGAATTTATGGCAAACGCGCTTGCCATGGGCGGCACCATTTCTGCCGAGCATGGCGTTGGAAAATTGAAGTCAAAATATTTGGTCAACCTGTTTGGCGAGGCTGGCATTCGGGAGATGGTTCGCATCAAAAAAATCTTTGACCCCGATTTGATGCTGAATGTGGGCAATCTGATTCCGAAGGCGTATTTGCATTAA